In Aegilops tauschii subsp. strangulata cultivar AL8/78 chromosome 3, Aet v6.0, whole genome shotgun sequence, one genomic interval encodes:
- the LOC109766303 gene encoding probable inactive receptor kinase At2g26730: protein MAVVVPRAVLLAAVASLACLAFAEPPPSERSALLAFLTATPHERRLGWNTSTPACAWVGVTCDAAQSTVVQLRLPGVGLVGAIPPATIGRLPNLQVLSLRSNRIIGGIPDDLLQLSSLRAIFLQNNMISGAIPSGVGKLAALERLVLSHNNLSGPIPFALNSLASLRSLRLEGNRLSGKIPSITNPELKDFNVSVNSLNGSIPQALARFPADSFAGNLQLCGKPLPPCSPFFPSPSPAPGMSPGDEPATVSNKKRKLSGAAIAGIVVGAVVVALLLLAVIVLCARSRRRRGAREGAPKGTSAAAVGQTRGVAPPASGDVTGMTSSSKDDMGGGTSGSAAAAAVAAGAGTGEASRLVFLGKGAGYSFDLEDLLRASAEVLGKGSVGTSYKAVLEEGTTVVVKRLKDVAVARREFDAHMEALGRVEHRNLLPVRAYYFSKDEKLLVCDYLPNGSLSAMLHGSRGSGRTPMDWDARMRSALSASRGLAHLHSAHNLAHGNVKSSNVLLRPDYDAAALSDFCLHPIFAPSSIRTGAGGYRAPEVVDTRRPTFKADVYSLGVLLLELLTGKSPTHASLEGDGTLDLPRWVQSVVREEWTAEVFDVELVRLGASAEEEMVALLQVAMACVATVPDARPDAPDVVRMIEEIGGGHGQTTTEESARGTPEEERSRGTPPAAPTP from the exons TCCTCACGGCCACGCCCCACGAGCGGAGGCTCGGCTGGAACACCTCCACACCGGCCTGCGCCTGGGTCGGGGTCACGTGCGACGCCGCCCAATCCACCGTCGTCCAGCTGCGCCTCCCGGGGGTCGGCCTCGTCGGCGCCATCCCGCCGGCGACCATCGGCCGCCTCCCCAACCTCCAGGTGCTGTCGCTCCGCTCCAACCGCATCATCGGGGGCATCCCCGACGACCTGCTCCAGCTCTCCAGCCTCCGCGCCATCTTCCTGCAGAACAACATGATCTCCGGCGCCATCCCGTCGGGGGTCGGCAAGCTCGCGGCCCTCGAGAGGCTCGTCCTCTCCCACAACAATCTGTCAGGCCCCATCCCCTTCGCGCTCAACAGCCTCGCCTCCCTGCGCTCTCTGCGGCTCGAAGGCAACCGCCTCTCCGGCAAAATCCCCAGCATCACCAACCCGGAGCTCAAGGATTTCAACGTCTCCGTCAACAGCCTCAACGGCTCCATTCCGCAGGCCCTCGCGCGGTTCCCGGCGGACTCCTTCGCCGGGAACCTCCAGCTGTGCGGCAAACCGCTGCCCCCTTGCAGCCCCTTCTTCCCGTCCCCGTCGCCGGCTCCCGGGATGAGCCCGGGCGACGAGCCTGCGACGGTGTCTAACAAGAAGAGGAAGCTCTCAGGCGCGGCGATTGCGGGCATCGTCGTGGGTGCCGTGGTCGTCGCGCTGCTCCTGCTTGCCGTCATCGTGCTCTGCGCGAGGTCCCGGCGGCGGAGAGGCGCCCGTGAGGGAGCACCAAAGGGCACAtccgcggcggcggtggggcAAACAAGAGGAGTGGCTCCACCGGCGTCGGGCGATGTCACCGGCATGACGTCCTCGTCGAAGGACGACATGGGAGGCGGCACCTCCGGgtcggcggccgcggcggcggtggccgcGGGCGCCGGCACGGGGGAGGCGAGCCGGCTGGTGTTCCTGGGGAAGGGCGCGGGGTACAGCTTCGACCTGGAGGACCTGCTGCGCGCGTCGGCGGAGGTGCTGGGGAAGGGGAGCGTGGGGACGTCGTACAAGGCGGTGCTGGAGGAGGGGACGACGGTGGTGGTGAAGCGGCTCAAGGACGTGGCGGTGGCGCGGCGCGAGTTCGACGCGCACATGGAGGCGCTGGGCAGGGTTGAGCACCGCAACCTGCTCCCCGTCCGCGCCTACTACTTCTCCAAGGACGAGAAGCTCCTCGTCTGCGACTATCTCCCCAACGGCAGCCTCTCCGCCATGCTCCACG GGAGCCGGGGCTCCGGCCGGACGCCGATGGACTGGGATGCGCGCATGCGCTCGGCGCTGTCCGCCTCTCGCGGCCTCGCGCACCTGCACTCGGCGCACAACCTCGCGCACGGCAACGTCAAGTCCTCCAACGTCCTGCTCCGACCGGACTACGACGCCGCCGCGCTCTCCGATTTCTGCCTCCACCCGATCTTCGCCCCGTCGTCCATCCGCACCGGCGCCGGCGGCTACCGCGCACCGGAGGTCGTGGACACGCGCCGTCCCACGTTCAAGGCCGACGTCTACTCCCTGGGCGTCCTCCTGCTGGAGCTCCTCACCGGCAAATCCCCGACGCACGCGTCCCTCGAGGGCGACGGGACGCTGGACCTGCCACGGTGGGTGCAGTCCGTGGTGCGCGAGGAGTGGACCGCCGAGGTGTTCGACGTCGAGCTGGTGCGGCTCGGCGCGAGCGCCGAGGAGGAGATGGTGGCGCTGCTGCAGGTGGCCATGGCGTGCGTCGCCACCGTGCCGGACGCGCGGCCGGACGCCCCGGACGTGGTCAGAATGATCGAGGAGATCGGCGGTGGCCATGGCCAGACGACAACCGAGGAGAGCGCGCGGGGCACCCCGGAGGAGGAGCGGTCGAGGGGCACGCCTCCGGCCGCCCCGACGCCGTGA